A DNA window from Hordeum vulgare subsp. vulgare chromosome 1H, MorexV3_pseudomolecules_assembly, whole genome shotgun sequence contains the following coding sequences:
- the LOC123440368 gene encoding uncharacterized protein LOC123440368: protein MSFLRLLPQRLPQFVRQVERDVETVINVLHPGPIGIVEHKFTDAEIREAQVTVRSAVEKWRRNSTLERNLGTGSFDKSK from the exons ATGTCTTTCCTGAGGCTGTTACCTCAAAGGTTGCCCCAATTTGTTAG GCAGGTGGAGCGAGATGTCGAGACTGTAATCAATGTTCTGCATCCAGGTCCAATAGGAATTGTGGAGCATAAGTTCACCGATGCAGAGATCCGTGAGGCGCAAGTCACTGTAAGGAGCGCAGTCGAGAAATGGCGAAGGAACAGTACCCTGGAGAGAAATCTTGGCACTGGTTCTTTTGATAAATCGAAGTAG